The sequence CAAAAAAACTGATTGATGAATATTAATATACGCAGGTGATTTTATGACTCAGCTTGAAGCAGCCCGCAAGGGCATCATTACCCCCGAAATGAAAAAAATAGCCGCAGACGAATTCATGGACGCCGAAAAGCTCATGAGCCTCATTGCGGACGGAAAAGCAGTTATTCCCAAAAATAAAAACAGAGATTTCGCACATGTTATGGGCATAGGGCGTGGTCTGCGCACCAAGGTAAACGCCAACATCGGCACATCCGGCGACCGCCCGTTCATAGACTGCGAGCTGGACAAGCTCAAGGCAGCTCTTGACGCAGGCACGGACAGCGTAATGGATCTCTCCACAGGCGGCGACCTTGAGGCTGTACGCAGGGCGATACTTGAGGCTTCCCCCGTTATGGTGGGCGCTGTTCCGCTTTATGCCGTTGCCGCCGAGCTTGCCATGGCTGACAAAAACACAGAGATGATGGATCCCGAAGTTCTGCTGCGCAGCATAGAAAAGCAGTGCGAGCAGGGGATAGACTACATCACTGTGCACTGCGGCGTTACCAAGGAATCAGTCGCCAGAATGGACAGAACCGACAGAGTATGCGGAATCGTCAGCAGGGGCGGCTCAATCACCGCCAACTGGATACGCAGAAACGGTAAAGAAAACCCGCTTTACGAATATTATGAAGATCTTCTGGATATAGCCTATAAGTATGACGTAACACTGAGTCTTGGTGACGGCTTCCGTCCGGGAGCAATTGCGGATGCCAGCGACAGAGCCCAGATAGACGAGCTTATCATTCTCGGTGAGCTTGCCAAAAGGGCAAAGGAGCGCAATGTTCAGGTTATCATCGAGGGTCCCGGGCATGTGCCCCTTAACCAGATTGAGGCTAACATGACATTGCAGAAAACCCTCTGCGACGGCGCTCCTTTTTATATTCTCGGTCCTCTGCCCACGGACATAGCCCCGGGCTATGACCACATAACCGCAGCCATAGGCGGAGCCATAGCGGGCGCAGCGGGGGCGGATTTCCTCTGCTATGTGACCCCCGCCGAGCACCTCTGCCTGCCGGATGAAAACGATGTGCGTGAGGGAGTTATAGCTTCCCGCATAGCCGGACACATAGCGGACATAGCAAAAGGCTACCCGGGAGCGATGGAACGTAATATACTTATGAGTAAGTACAGAAAAGAGCTTAACTGGGAGGGGATGTTTGCCCTTGCCATTGATCCGGTTAAGGCGAGAGAAAAATTTGAAAGGAACAGGGACGTTGATTCCTGCTCCATGTGCGGGAAATTATGCGCAGTGAAGATAGACAAAAAGCTGCCGACTATTTAAGGCTTTACCTCGTTTTTGAGGAAGATATGCTCCTGATGCCGCTGGATGAGTTCATTCCGGCGGTGATTGAGGGCGGCGTAACGGCAATCCAGCTCCGCAACAAGGGGGCTGATCTCCGCCGGACGCTGATTAGCGGACACAGGATTATGGAGCTCATAGAGGGCAGAGATATTCTGTTTGTGGTGAATGACCGCATAGATGTCGCGCTGACTCTGGGCGCTGAGGCTGTGCATCTGGGGATAAAGGACATTCCCCTTGAAACGGCGGTAAGCACATGGGCTGAGATGGTTTACGGCTATTCCTGCAACTCGCTTTTGGATCTGGAAACGGCGGTGAACGGCGGTGCATCATATATCGGTGTGGGTCCGGCGTTTAACACTGATACTAAAAAAGATCTCCGTCCGGTTATCGGACCGGAGGGGATAAGACTTATAACGGAAAGAAGCCCGCTGCCCGCCATAGCCATAGGCGGCATAAAGGCTTCAAACATAAAAAGTCTCAAAGGCATGGGGCTCTCCGGCGTGGCGGTTTCTTCCGCCCTTTGCGCCTCGGGTGACCCTTACTGCGATGCCAAACTTATGCGTGAGCTTGCGGAGGAGCTTTGAAGGAATTTGCCTTTATCAAAAGCCTGAAAAACCTGAGCTCTGCGGACGGTCTCCATGGAATAGGCGATGACGCCGTGCTTACGGATGGTCTGCTGATCGCTAAGGATATTGTCGCTGAAGGTGTTCACTTTACTAAATACGCACCGTTACAGAATATAATTTTCAGGCTGTTCACAGCAAACGTAAGCGATATAGCGGCGATGGGCGGACAGGCGGAGAAGGCTCTTCTCGGTGTCGCCCTGCCCTCTACCCTGAATAAAGAGAAGCTCACTGAGGCAGTACGCTACGCATGTTCATACTATGACATAAAACTCATCGGCGGGGACACCACGTCTTCAATATCTCACTTTTTCGCATCCCTCACCATAATCGGCTCTCCTTCGGAGAATATCCTCACCAGAAACGGGGCGAAGGAGGGGGATGAGGTGTATCTCTCCAGACCGGTGGGCGGAGCTGCGGCTATGCTTGCCCGTGAGCTTGCGGGGGAGAGGGTTTACGAACACTATCTTTATAAAGCGGAAACGGAGCTTGGGGAGTATCTCGGCGGATTCGGCGTTAATTCCTGCATAGATATAAGCGACGGTCTGGGACGGGACGCTTCTCACATAGCCGAAGCAAGCGGAGTGCGCATTGAGCTTGATTCAAGACTTATTCCCGAATACGGAATCTCTGATGCCGTCAGCTCCGGTGAGGAATTTGCCCTCCTGTTCACCGTGCCCAAAAGCCGTGCCAAGGAGATGGAGGAACTCATCCACCGTGACCTCAAACGCCCTGTTTACCGCATAGGCAAGGTGAAAAAAGGGGCAGGCGTGTTCATGGACGGCGAGGATATTTCAGAAAAAGGGTGGGAGCATGGGTAGAATATAATGAAATTTCAATATACATCTTTGGTTTTGAAATAAACTCAAAACATCAACTTGACTTTTGATTTCACCATTTATAAATATGTATATTTATTTGAATGATTTTGTATGTAGTTTTAATCTGATACAAAATATTATGTGTGACAAGTATATTAACATCGGTTAAACTTGATATTGAGTAAGAAAACTTCCATTTATAATATATACTAGCATATCGCCAAAAGATTTAAGGGAGAATCAGGCATGATCCAGAATCTCAAACTAAATAATGTTGGGCCAGCATCAGAAATGGCGATGGATTTTGGTAAAAGACTGAATCTGATTACTGGTGATAACGGATTAGGTAAAAGCTTTTTGCTTGATATAGTTTGGTGGTCACTTACACGTAAGTGGGCATCTGAAATTAATCCAAAACTGACCACAGGAAATAAAGCACGCCCCAGTTCCAAAGGTGAAGCGAAAATCAGTTTTTCGTTTGCTGCAAAAAGTAAAAAAAAACTTAGTTACGAAAGCATATTTCACAGAGAGGAGCAATCGTGGCTCGGAACACGTGGACGACCTGCTAATCCGGGTTTAGTTCTTTATGCCATGTCTGATGGAAGCTTTGCGGTTTGGGATCCCCATAGAAACTACTGGATTACCCGCGGTGGTGTGGATATTCAGGAACGTGTTCCTGCTTATGTATTCAGCCCCAAAGAAGTTTGGGACGGCTTGCAGGACGATCGAGGTAATTGGCTTTGTAACGGATTGATACGTGACTGGGCAGGTTGGCAAAAAGAAAAAGGTAAATCTTTTAAGCACCTCAAACAGGTCTTAAGTGTCCTGTCTTCTTCCGATAATGAAAAGCTTGAACCCGGTGAATTGGCAAGAATAAGTCTTGATGATGTTCGTGATATTCCTACTATTCGTATGCCTTATCAAAAAGATGTGCCGGTTGTACATGCTTCGTCGGGGATCAGGCGAATCATTGCTCTGGCGTATTTTCTTGTCTGGGCATGGGAAGAACACGGAAAAGCTGCTAAACAGTTGGGTAAACAGTCTACTGCACAAATTACATTTCTTGTAGATGAGATTGAATCACATCTGCACCCAAGCTGGCAGAGAAGGATTATTCCTGCGCTGCTTTCTGTTATGAAGGAATTAACAAAAAGTCCTGAGGTGCAGTTAATCACTGCAACACATTCTCCTCTGATAATGGCTTCTGTTGAACCCTTGTTCGATGAAAATCAAGATGCCTGGTTTGATTTGGATTTTGAAAATGAAAAGGTTGTTTTACGTAAACGCGAGTATGAAAAACGTGGCAATATTGCAAACTGGTTAACTAGTGAGGCGTTTGATCTCCCCAGTGACAGGGGTGCAGTCGAGTATGAGCGTCTTGTTAATGAGGCATCGGAGCTTTTGAAACAAGTGCCACCATCAGAACAGCAAATAGAATCTATGAATGATAAACTGGTAAAGGCTTTGAACCCTAAGGATGATTTTTTATTCCGCTGGCGGGCTATCTGCTATAAGAAAGGATTGCTTAAATGATACCAGTGACTCTTCAGCCTGAACCGGAGGATTTTAATAAAGAAGTTCGTCAGAAAGGACTTAAGTGGCTTGAGGAGAAGGGAATAGATCCTGCTTCCGCTCCGACGGAAGCATCCGAATTACCCAACTACTGGCGTCATTCCAATAAACAGCTTTGGGAGGCTTATTCAGGTATTTGCGCTTACCTTGCTATTTATTTTGAGTGGGGCACAGGGGCAAGCTCAACAGATCATTTCATAGCAAAATCTGAAAATGCTGGACAGGCATATGAATGGTCAAACTATCGTCTTTCATGTTTAGGTTCTAACCGGAATAAGCATAAATTTGACGATGTTCTTGATCCTATAGGGCTGCATCCTGATACGTTTTTTATTAATTTTGTTTCAGGAGAAATTTACCCTAACCCGAGTTTGAATCCAGATGAACTTGCACTTGCTTATAAAACAATCAAGCGCCTGAAATTAGACAGTGCCGAAAATAATAAAATGCGTGCGGAACGTTATGGCACATATGTTTCTGGAGATTGCTCGTTGAATTTTCTTTTGAGCAAATCTCCTTTTGTATATGCAGAAATTGTCAGACAGAGGTTGACGATTTAGAACTGCCTGAAAACTGTCTCCCCCATTCTCTTCCCTTAACATTCCTTGCCTTTTCATTTAATTGCGTTTACCTTAAAATATCCGTTATCCAGAGAAATTAAGGAGCAAGATGAGGGCATCAGTTGCCGTACTCGGCGGAGTAGGCGAAATCGGCATGAATATGTATGTTTATGAGACCGAAGACACTGCGGTGATAATCGACTGCGGCGTAATGTTCGCGGACTACACCTATCCGGGCGTGGATTACATAATTCCCGACTTTACATATATTCGTGAAATAGAGCATAAGCTTAAGGCGGTTCTCGTTTCCCACGGGCATGAGGATCATATAGGCGCACTGCCCTATTTCCTCAGCGAGTTTAATGTTCCCGTCTACGGCGGAAAGCTTTCTCTGGGAATACTCGCAGCCAAGCTCGGCTCCAAAAAAGAGAAGCTGAACCTGATCTCCGTTGAGGCGAGAGAAACGGTAAAAATAGACGGCTTCTCCGTAACATTTCTTCCGGTGACTCATTCCATAGGCGATACTTTCGGCATTTATCTCAAGCACGGCTCATTCTCAGCGCTTCACTGCTCGGATTTTAAGATAGACTACACTCCCGTTTCAGGAGAACCCTTCAACGAGGATGACTTCGCTCCGCTCGCAGAAGGCGGGCTTACATGTCTTCTGCTGGATTCCACCAACTCCCAGAATGAGGGTTTCACCAACTCCGAATCATCCATAAAGGCGGAGCTTAAAGACATAATGCGCAGCTCACCCGGGCGGGTGTTTTTTACCACGTTCTCCTCCAATCTGGACAGGCTCAGGCAGGTGATAGAAGCCGCCGAGGAGCTTGGGCGCAAAGTGGTTCTGGAAGGAACCTCCATAGAGCGTAATGTGGATATAGCCAAGAAAATAGGGCGTCTGGAGATACCTCCGAAGGCGGTTGTTCAGCTCTCCACCGGAAAAAAAATGCCGGACAACAAGATTGTATACATCATCACCGGATGTCAGGGAGAGACGCAGAGCACCCTCTACCGCATAGCCTCACGGGAGCGCAAGGATCTGAAAGTAGAGCCCGGGGACACCTTCATAATATCATCAAGGGTTATCCCGGGAAATGAGAAGAACCTCAACAGGCTTATAAACCTGATCTATGAAAACGGCGGCGAGGTGATAGATGTAGCCGCACGCAAAATACATGTCTCCGGTCATGCTTCCAGAGGGGAGCTGACAAAAATGATGAACCTTACTAAGCCTTCGTACCTCATACCCGTACACGGTGAGGAGATGCACCTTGCTCACATGCGTAAAACGGCGATGAAGACGGGGCTCTTTGAGCGTGAAAGCGTTCTGCCAGTTAAGGACGGCATGAAAGCGGTTTTTGAGGGCGGAAAGCTGGTAGCCGTTGACGATATACCCCACGGAGCTGTATATATTGACCTGCGGGGCAGAACCGTCATAGACGAAGAACTGCTGAAGGATCGTAAAAGCCTTTGCAGAGACGGCGCGGTGTCTGTCGCGGTGCTTTACAGCCCGCTTTACGAAGCGCTTGAGACGCCCCCCGTGGTCAGGGTGAAGGGCTTCCGGATTGACGATCGCACAACATTTGAGCTCAGGAAGTACCTGAGCGATAACATGGCAAGCCTCATAGAGGAAGCGGGCGGGGATTACACCCTGCTTGAGGATTTTATTGAAAAACTCGTCAGACGTTTTTTCAGAAAAAGTATGGACAGAAGACCTGCCGTTTCGGTCGCTGTCGTGGAGGTATAAATGACAACGGGTATGGCTGTTCTGCTCGGGCTTATTCAGGGATTCACCGAGTTCCTTCCTGTGAGCAGTTCGGGGCACCTTGTGCTTGCCCAGTCCCTTATGGGCGGTTTCTCCCAGCCGGGGCTTCTTTTTGATACACTGCTGCATCTGGCGACTCTTTTCGCTGTTCTCCTTTTTTTCAGGGAGAGGGTGAAGAATCTCATGCTCGCCTTTTTCGGCATATTTTTTCAGCAGTACAGGATAGTCTACTACCAGAACAAGAACTTTCTCTGGGGTATAATTATAGCCAGTATACCGACGGCGGTGATAGGTCTTTCTCTTGAAAAATCAGCGGAGCATTTCTTCACAACGCCCTCATTTGTGGGCTATTTTCTGATTCTGACTTCTCTGCTGCTCGTTTTTTCGGATAAGATGAAGCCGAGGGGCGAGCTCACTCTGCCCCAGTCTTTTATAATAGGCATAGTGCAGGGAATAGCCGTTATACCGGGCATATCCCGCTCCGGTTCCACAGTCGCCGCAGGTCTTTTTCTCGGCGTAAAAAGGGAGGACATGGCGGAATTTTCGTTCCTGATGTCCGTTCCGGCGATATTCGGCGCGGCACTTCTTCAGGTGCGCCATTTGGAAACCCTGCCCACCGATCAGCTTCCCGCTTACGGCGCCGGAATGCTGGCGGCTTTCATAAGCGGGCTTTTCGCCATAAGCTTTATGGTGTATTTTATAAAGAAGGCGAACCTTAAGATATTCGCCCTTTACTGCCTTGTGCTGGGGATAACAGCTATAATATGGATGTAGAAAACAAAAAAAGCCTGCCGCTCGACATAATTTTTATTCTGAGTGTCGCCGCGCTGATTTTTCTGACGCTGTCCATATATTCCTATTCTTCGTCCGATCCCTCGTTTTCTCACATAATTTTCAGTGACTACGAGCTCAGGGTGAATAACCTTTTCGGCAAAACCGGAGCCTATTTTGCAGATCTCACCGGAACCTTCTTCGGGTGGGCTGCTTTGTGCATTCCCGTATTTTTCACAGGCACGGTCTACAGGCTTTATCTGCTCAGAAGCGGCAGGGAGGAAGGACGCTTCGGCGCTGTGTACTCCTTTATGGCAATGACTGTTTTCGTGTTCCTGCTGTCTGTAATGTCGGGCTTTTTCGGCGGACATGATTTCTTCTTTGATTCGCAGTACACTGGCGGCATCTCCGGCAAGGCGTCTTCGGATATTCTGGTCTCTTTCTTAGGCAGGGCAGGAGGGATGATTGTAACCTTCTTTCTGCTCGTTATTTCCTTCATGCTGTTTTTCGCCGTGACTCTGAGTGATATGAAGCAGGCTTTTTTACGGGTCAAAACCGGAGTTAAGGACGGAACCGGAGGTAGGAGCTTCAGGGGCATGTTCATAAACGCCGGACGCACTGTGGAAGCGGCGGAGACCGAGAGCGCGGGCGGCGGAATATATACTGAGCCGGATGAGGGTTATGTGCCTGTGACCAAGCCGCTGAGTGATGATTATTTTGAGCCGGTGCAGCCGGAAATACTTCCGGAACCGATGGAAGAAGATGAAGAAGTTTTTGAGGTTCCCAAGCCTCAGGCAAACGGTATAGATATTAAGCCCAAGGAAACGGTGGAGCAGACATCTGTTAAGTATGATGTTCCGCTGAGCCTCCTTGATAAGCCTTCGGGCAAGATAAAGGGTGAGAGCGACGAGGAGCTTAAACATAAAGCATCTATCCTTGAGCAGAAGCTTAAGGATTTCGGCGTTCTGGGAAAAGTGCGTGAAATACGCCCGGGACCGGTTGTCACTCTGTTTGAGTTTGAACCCGCTCCCGGAATCAAGATAAATAAGATAGCAAATCTGTCAGATGACTTGGCTCTCGCCATGAGCGCCCTCAGCGTGAGGATAATAGCCCCCATCCCCGGAAAGTCCGTGGTGGGAATAGAGCTTCCCAACGAAAACAGGGAGTCTGTGGTTCTCAGTGAGCTGCTGACTTCACTGAGATTCGCAGAGAGCCAGTCGCCGCTGACATTCGCCATGGGTAAGGACGCTTCCGGCAAGCCGTACATCTCTGATCTTACCAAAATGCCCCACCTGCTCATAGCGGGCACAACGGGCAGCGGTAAGTCCGTCTCAGTGAATGCGATGATCTGCTCTGTTCTGTATAAATCCTCTCCACGGATGGTGAAGTTTGTAATGATCGACCCGAAAATGGTGGAACTCAGCATATACGAAGGAATTCCGCATCTTGCTGCCCCTGTTGTCGTGGATGTGCGCAAGGCGGCTACTGTGCTTAAGAATGTCGTTCAGGAGATGGAATCCCGCTACAGCTTACTTGCCGAATCAAAAGTGAGGAACATCGATTCCTACAACCAGAAGTCCGAAACGGACGGGCACCCTAAAATGCCTTATCTTATCGTGGTTGTGGACGAGTTTGCGGATCTTATGATGGTTGCGGGCAAAGAGGTGGAGCAGTCGATCATCCGCATAGCCCAGATGGCGCGCGCAGTGGGCATACACCTTATTCTCGCCACCCAGAGACCGTCTGTAAACGTCATCACGGGGATTATCAAGGCGAACATGCCGGCAAGGCTCTCGTTCAAGGTTTCTTCAAAGATTGACTCCCGAACCGTCATAGACTCCAACGGCGCTGAGCTCCTCCTCGGTAAGGGCGACAGCCTTTTCATACCCCCGGGCACGAGCGAGACTGTGCGTGTCCACGGCTGCTTCGTGAGCGATGATGAGGTGGGCAGAATAACAGAACACCTCAAAACGCTCGGTGAACCGGAGTACAATATGGATCTGGTTAAGGATGAGGACGCCGGACTTGATGAGATAGACGAATCCGAAATAGACGACAAATATTTCGAGGCGCTTGAACTGGTCAGACAAAAAGGCTTCGCCTCAATATCAATGATACAGCGTTACCTGCGCATCGGTTACAACCGTGCCGCCCGCATAGTGGAAATAATGGAACAGAAGGGCATAGTCGCCCCGTCCGACGGCACCTCCAAACCCAGAGAAGTGCTCAAAAGAGATTAACAGGTATTCCCAAGGAAGGGAATGCGCCGTGCGGAGCGAAGCCGTGTTTATCACGGCGCGAGCGTGTGGAATAATCCGACAGGATGTACGGATTATTCCGGTAAGACAGAGATTAGCAGGTATTCCCAAGGAAGGGAATGCGCCGTGCGGAGCGAAGCCGTGTTTATCACGGCGCGAGCGTGTGGAATAATCCGACAGGATGTACGGATTATTCCGGTAAGACAGAGATTAGCAGGCATTCCCAAGGAAGGGAATGCGCCGTGCGGAGCGAAGCCGTGTTTATCACGGCGCGAGCGTGTGGAATAATCCGACAGGATGTACGGATTATTCCGGCAAGACAGCGATTAACAGGCATTCCCAAGGAAGGGAATGCGCCGTGCGGGATTCTTCACCCTGTTCAGGATGGCGTACTGATGGTAACTGTATTTTCATACGGTATTTCTGGCTTTACTGTTCATAACACAATATAATAAATTACCTGAAAAACTCATTTAAGGAAGGAACTATGGCTGATTTAAGCGTGAACTACATGGGGCTCAAGCTGAAAAGTCCGATAATTCTCGGCAGCTCCACCATGTCCAAAACCACTGAGAATATGAAAGCGGCGGA is a genomic window of Geovibrio thiophilus containing:
- the thiC gene encoding phosphomethylpyrimidine synthase ThiC, which produces MTQLEAARKGIITPEMKKIAADEFMDAEKLMSLIADGKAVIPKNKNRDFAHVMGIGRGLRTKVNANIGTSGDRPFIDCELDKLKAALDAGTDSVMDLSTGGDLEAVRRAILEASPVMVGAVPLYAVAAELAMADKNTEMMDPEVLLRSIEKQCEQGIDYITVHCGVTKESVARMDRTDRVCGIVSRGGSITANWIRRNGKENPLYEYYEDLLDIAYKYDVTLSLGDGFRPGAIADASDRAQIDELIILGELAKRAKERNVQVIIEGPGHVPLNQIEANMTLQKTLCDGAPFYILGPLPTDIAPGYDHITAAIGGAIAGAAGADFLCYVTPAEHLCLPDENDVREGVIASRIAGHIADIAKGYPGAMERNILMSKYRKELNWEGMFALAIDPVKAREKFERNRDVDSCSMCGKLCAVKIDKKLPTI
- the thiE gene encoding thiamine phosphate synthase, which produces MRSEDRQKAADYLRLYLVFEEDMLLMPLDEFIPAVIEGGVTAIQLRNKGADLRRTLISGHRIMELIEGRDILFVVNDRIDVALTLGAEAVHLGIKDIPLETAVSTWAEMVYGYSCNSLLDLETAVNGGASYIGVGPAFNTDTKKDLRPVIGPEGIRLITERSPLPAIAIGGIKASNIKSLKGMGLSGVAVSSALCASGDPYCDAKLMRELAEEL
- the thiL gene encoding thiamine-phosphate kinase, translating into MKEFAFIKSLKNLSSADGLHGIGDDAVLTDGLLIAKDIVAEGVHFTKYAPLQNIIFRLFTANVSDIAAMGGQAEKALLGVALPSTLNKEKLTEAVRYACSYYDIKLIGGDTTSSISHFFASLTIIGSPSENILTRNGAKEGDEVYLSRPVGGAAAMLARELAGERVYEHYLYKAETELGEYLGGFGVNSCIDISDGLGRDASHIAEASGVRIELDSRLIPEYGISDAVSSGEEFALLFTVPKSRAKEMEELIHRDLKRPVYRIGKVKKGAGVFMDGEDISEKGWEHG
- a CDS encoding AAA family ATPase is translated as MIQNLKLNNVGPASEMAMDFGKRLNLITGDNGLGKSFLLDIVWWSLTRKWASEINPKLTTGNKARPSSKGEAKISFSFAAKSKKKLSYESIFHREEQSWLGTRGRPANPGLVLYAMSDGSFAVWDPHRNYWITRGGVDIQERVPAYVFSPKEVWDGLQDDRGNWLCNGLIRDWAGWQKEKGKSFKHLKQVLSVLSSSDNEKLEPGELARISLDDVRDIPTIRMPYQKDVPVVHASSGIRRIIALAYFLVWAWEEHGKAAKQLGKQSTAQITFLVDEIESHLHPSWQRRIIPALLSVMKELTKSPEVQLITATHSPLIMASVEPLFDENQDAWFDLDFENEKVVLRKREYEKRGNIANWLTSEAFDLPSDRGAVEYERLVNEASELLKQVPPSEQQIESMNDKLVKALNPKDDFLFRWRAICYKKGLLK
- a CDS encoding ribonuclease J; this translates as MRASVAVLGGVGEIGMNMYVYETEDTAVIIDCGVMFADYTYPGVDYIIPDFTYIREIEHKLKAVLVSHGHEDHIGALPYFLSEFNVPVYGGKLSLGILAAKLGSKKEKLNLISVEARETVKIDGFSVTFLPVTHSIGDTFGIYLKHGSFSALHCSDFKIDYTPVSGEPFNEDDFAPLAEGGLTCLLLDSTNSQNEGFTNSESSIKAELKDIMRSSPGRVFFTTFSSNLDRLRQVIEAAEELGRKVVLEGTSIERNVDIAKKIGRLEIPPKAVVQLSTGKKMPDNKIVYIITGCQGETQSTLYRIASRERKDLKVEPGDTFIISSRVIPGNEKNLNRLINLIYENGGEVIDVAARKIHVSGHASRGELTKMMNLTKPSYLIPVHGEEMHLAHMRKTAMKTGLFERESVLPVKDGMKAVFEGGKLVAVDDIPHGAVYIDLRGRTVIDEELLKDRKSLCRDGAVSVAVLYSPLYEALETPPVVRVKGFRIDDRTTFELRKYLSDNMASLIEEAGGDYTLLEDFIEKLVRRFFRKSMDRRPAVSVAVVEV
- a CDS encoding undecaprenyl-diphosphate phosphatase, giving the protein MTTGMAVLLGLIQGFTEFLPVSSSGHLVLAQSLMGGFSQPGLLFDTLLHLATLFAVLLFFRERVKNLMLAFFGIFFQQYRIVYYQNKNFLWGIIIASIPTAVIGLSLEKSAEHFFTTPSFVGYFLILTSLLLVFSDKMKPRGELTLPQSFIIGIVQGIAVIPGISRSGSTVAAGLFLGVKREDMAEFSFLMSVPAIFGAALLQVRHLETLPTDQLPAYGAGMLAAFISGLFAISFMVYFIKKANLKIFALYCLVLGITAIIWM
- a CDS encoding FtsK/SpoIIIE family DNA translocase: MDVENKKSLPLDIIFILSVAALIFLTLSIYSYSSSDPSFSHIIFSDYELRVNNLFGKTGAYFADLTGTFFGWAALCIPVFFTGTVYRLYLLRSGREEGRFGAVYSFMAMTVFVFLLSVMSGFFGGHDFFFDSQYTGGISGKASSDILVSFLGRAGGMIVTFFLLVISFMLFFAVTLSDMKQAFLRVKTGVKDGTGGRSFRGMFINAGRTVEAAETESAGGGIYTEPDEGYVPVTKPLSDDYFEPVQPEILPEPMEEDEEVFEVPKPQANGIDIKPKETVEQTSVKYDVPLSLLDKPSGKIKGESDEELKHKASILEQKLKDFGVLGKVREIRPGPVVTLFEFEPAPGIKINKIANLSDDLALAMSALSVRIIAPIPGKSVVGIELPNENRESVVLSELLTSLRFAESQSPLTFAMGKDASGKPYISDLTKMPHLLIAGTTGSGKSVSVNAMICSVLYKSSPRMVKFVMIDPKMVELSIYEGIPHLAAPVVVDVRKAATVLKNVVQEMESRYSLLAESKVRNIDSYNQKSETDGHPKMPYLIVVVDEFADLMMVAGKEVEQSIIRIAQMARAVGIHLILATQRPSVNVITGIIKANMPARLSFKVSSKIDSRTVIDSNGAELLLGKGDSLFIPPGTSETVRVHGCFVSDDEVGRITEHLKTLGEPEYNMDLVKDEDAGLDEIDESEIDDKYFEALELVRQKGFASISMIQRYLRIGYNRAARIVEIMEQKGIVAPSDGTSKPREVLKRD